CATAAGACTATCAATCGATTAAAAGTATTGAATTGAAGAGATATAGAGAAATGAGGAATTAGTATGGAAAGTGTATTCAGAATAAGGATTTGAAGTTGTACGTTTGAAGAAGGTATCTGTCATCTATGCACATGGTCATACTTGAATCATGGTGAAGTGATGGCTTAGAACTAAGTATGTTACAGTAATAGTGTGTTGGTTAAGTTGATCTTGGAAAGGAAATGAAAAAATACTTATAAATGCTCGAATGAAAGGCGTGCGTGATGTATCGAATACCTCAATGGAAAAAGAGTTAATTTTTGAGTAAGGCATGATATATATAGTGTATGAAGAATGGAATTTGAGGGAAGCAATCGCCAAAGACAGGTTTTGAGAGTAAATCCTATCTACAATTGAGATTCTTAAAGGATTGAATCAATCttttaagattacaaaatcaagtCTTATCACGttacatatcttctaagattggtTTCCTTATTTGCCAATATAGCCCAAATTTTCCATAAATGCTTCACTGGACCACCAAGGCTTCAAGGAGACGGGCTTCTCCACATGCTCCACAAATTGAGCCAATTCAAATGCGTCGAATGAGCCCCATTTCATCATTTGACCTCCATGGAACAATCTTTGCACATTCATCACGGGCTCTGATCCGCGGCCTATGACATaagcacataaatgtttagtaaGTTCAATGGGCAAGTATTATACTTACCTTGCTAGGTGGACCTACAAATTCATTgctcaacaagcttcatattctcaTGTTAGTTACTTAGCATAAGATAAGGCAAATGTATAGGTAACCATGTTCATTAATACCATACAAGCAAATTATAACATGTCCAATAAGTGTTCATTATATTCTATTGATCACATGTGCACCTATTTCCAATTTATTACAACCTTTCAATTACAATTCACAAGTTAAGATAATCAAGTTCATACCTTTTTCAaccttaattattttatttaaccaTTTCTTGTCTGATATCAATTTTGTAGCCCATGTAATCTTAGTAAAATAGGACCCAAGTACTATAAGAAAACCAAAAACTGTATGAGCATCGAAGTGCTAAGCTCGAAGACTATCACATATCATATCATGTAGGCCTCCGAAGAGGTATTGAAAGTCTAATGGTCTACAACAAATGTTTTACCAAGGGTAAGATAGAACTAGGTCTTCAGAAAACAAACCATATACCTCTGAACCTCACACCACAACAAAAGTACTTAGGTGTAAGGCACGAAGGCAACATATAACAAATAGGCTCAAAGGCGACATACACATATAACCCTAATTGAcatgccaatcgtatcctaaCCTTTCTACCAAGTTTACATGAGATATCATTAACATATTAAAGAATTCACATCAAGTACCATTAAAGCAATTTTTCACATGTATTGTCATATTTCCATAATGCCACACTTTAATCACAAGAGTTAAAATCTTCAACTGAGGTTTTCATACCACATGAATTTACATGTTTGTTCATTCACATTAACATGGTTACTAATCTCATAATCATACTAAATCTTAACTTGACATAGTCAATTACCATATTTAACACCTTGTTTCATATTTAATTCTTTTCACAACATGGTTTAGTCTATAAACATATTAACTAGTATAATCCATTAAGGTTCTATTAATATACTTGTTAATTAATCATCCATTCTTGATCTTAGCATGTTATATTCATTATGCATCAAATTAAATGTTGTTGAGCTATTTAACACTTATAAACATTGTACTAAAAACACATAATAAGCAAATATTGTAAGTTCAAGTGAACTTACCTATTAAGATATGGCTAAAATGAATGAAAGATCATTTAATGATCatcaatttaaattttcatttccTTAACTTAAGCTTCATTTGGTTAGCCTTATTCTACTCAAAACACATACAACACATACAAGCATTGAATTAATAATTTGAATCTCCTTTGGTTAGTCTTACAagcattggattaattgaattCAACACTTGATAGCCATATAGTGGCCATTTTACTTGTTGAAAATTCAAGAATGCTTAACCTTTGACGCATAGACTTTTATATCCAAAATTGATATAACTCCCAATTTTCCTATTCAATTTTTTTGTTCCaactttaaaattataattttaagacCTCAAATGATCCAAAAACATGTTTAAACTCCAAAGTTCTCATCATTATCTCTAAGGCTTCTTAAGTACTCAACAATGTTGGTATGAACATCCTTCATACCAATTTCTAATCTACCTTCTTTTCTAACTTACTTACACTCTTCTAAGTTCATCCCAACAAAAGCATTGAACTATCATGATCAAGCTTTATCTCTTTAAGTTCCAAGCATTCATCTATGATTATCTAAGGATTTTTCTCATCAATTTTAACATCGAAATGAATGGGCTCATGCTTATCTATTATTTTATGCTATcaattaaaccaaaattcaaaGGAAACTTATCAATTTCTTGAAGAGCAACTAACGGCACCATGAAAGCTCCatgaaaattttctttttcttctttgttcttAAGCGATGGAGAATGGATGAGGATGACCATGTAATAAGCTTATTCTCTCACCCACTAAGCATATATATAcctaattaatcaatttattaacctttaataataatCATCCAAAGTTGGGATTTAAGCATGACAAATTGAGCGGAAATCTATGGCTTTTGCCATGCTTCTCCACTAAGTAAATAAATGATGGTTTATTTGTCATTTTAAGGCATTTGATTAATTTTTCATCCAATCCTCCAAACCTTGCAAGTTCACATTTAGATCTTATGCATCAattattaatttatcaatttaatccattaatAATTCTCGACAATATTTCATATCTACCTCATTAACTTCtcgattaataataaattttcgaAACGGCTTGATTGAGAAATCGAATTATTCCTAGCACAGCGAAAAATGGATCATCAaactattttaatttgatttattaatGTCTTTTCCAAATTcgtatttaattaataaatattcccCAATAACCAACACTCGACAACAGTCATTTTGGTAGTTCATTTGAGTTACTTTGCCATTTCCCTTTTGCTCGGcttgtccttttttttttctttttctgattaCCTTTTCCCTTTGACCACCTTCATTAATTGATAATTTTTCCTTGTATTATAGGAGATTTATAAATATTCATATTGTAGCAAAAGTAAACTCAAATTTAGAGTGCACAAGGAAATAGTCAAATATCTCAACTTCAAAAGCCTTTAATTAAGCCACAATGTGTTCGCGCACTCTGTTAACACTAGTGAATTTCATTAATAATAATTTGAGTACTAGCTAAAATTTTATCCCAAGATTTAAATTGTCTTTCAATATATCCTCGACATTTTTGTGGTTGTGGTCTCCAAATACTTTTGTGATCATCCATAAAGAACAACTTCAGCACGTAATTCAACTTTATGAATAGTCATCACTAATTAAATCATGCAGAAAAGTTTACAAGTAGCTTCATAAATACATAATTGTGATATATTTTAATGGTTTTCCACCTCAGCATAAACTTATTTTAGAGTAAATTTGTATGCGTTTTAGTCTTGTTACAGTATCCAAGCCTAATGGCAATACCTTAATAGTAATTATTCTCTCTATCTAGTACTCGAAACTGGTTTTAAATATCTTCCATCAATTCAGCAAATAGTTATGGTCTAAAGAAATTTCTGGAATTCATGGCTGCCTACTTGAGAGAGGACTAATGAAATATGCGATGCAAGTTGATGAAATCTTATAATTTGTAATATAAAAAACAAAAACCATACCTCCTTAATAACATAAATAACACGTTCCATAATCAACATCTGAGAACTTAAAACTTAATTGTTATGTTGGCTGAACCAGACTCAAAAAGgggagaaaagaaaaataagtcCGAACCTGAAAAAACTGACCGTATAGAAAACCCTGACAGGCAGAACAGTAGCAAGCAACATAAAACCAAGACATATTATCACTTAAAGCACTTGGCATCCAAGAGAGGCTCTCCCTCAAATGGCTCGCAGTCTTCAATCATCTGATTCACCCGTTCCTTCTGGGCTGCATCTGAGAGGTCAACCTTCTTCCACTCGTAGAGTTCCATGTCATAGCACTCGTCAATCACAAATTGAGGAATCTCTTGCCCACGGAAAAGCCATAGTCCTTTCACCTTGAATGGGGGGTTAGCACCGATCACCAACATCTTCCCAAATGCATACTTGCGGGCCAAATCCATTCTCTGCAGGAATCCTCCAACCTTGTTCATTGTGACAAATGAAACCGTATTCTCCTCATTGTACTTGTAGTCACAAAACCACAGTGAGTATCCCTCGGGATCATACATGTCCCAGAATCCTGACACGAATCAAGTATCAGATATCACAAGTCCAAACATTGCTTTTAAAAGGGAGTGCTACTGTGAAAACAACGGGAATACCTTTAATTGCAACCTCTCGGAAATTGGTCTTTGTGTTAGAGTAAAGCCTTTTCCAGTCATCCAGTACCATCTTACTTGGAGGCAGCAAATCAAGAGGATTCTTTGGTTTGGGCTTTGGTGCCTCCTCCTCCTCAGCGGCCTCTGCCTTTGCTGCCTGTTTCTCAACCTCCTTTTTGGCTTCTTTCTTTGGTTCAGCCTTTGGTTTAGTTTCTTTTGGCTGGGCAGCAGGCTTCTTTGAAGGAACAGGTGGTAGAGAGACTGCCTGCTTCACTTCACCAAGAATCTTCTTGATTTTTGGCTGATTAACCAAGGTCCAAAAGTACCTCTCAACATGAGGGAACTCCGAGGTAAAACTCTTGGTCATGATCTGGGAGAAACCCAAGTAGAGGTTACATGTCATGATAATGTCAGCAAGGGTGACAAAATGTCCAACAAGAAATGTGTTGGAAGCAAGATGAGTGTTCAAAGCGCCAAGGGCTCTCTTCAATGCAGCAATAGCAGCTTCCTCAGCCTACATGCAAAATACAAATAAGAGATTAAAATGAAATAGATGGGCAAAATCATACCATTGAAGTAATATGAGCTACTACtgaattacaaaaataaaatttaactcttaatataGACTAATAAATACATCAGAATGGGGAGAAAACAGCCTAATCTCTTAAAAAATAATAAGGAGAAAACCCATGCCTACTTGATTATCAATTCAGTGGGCATTTCCTTCTACCAAAATTACTTAATAGTGCTTGAGTTTCATTTCCAGAAACTATGCATGGGAAAACACTACCACATTAAGCATGTACTAAATGTTGTCTAACTAATCCtctctaaaataaataaaacaagaaTCATAGACAGGTAATCAATGCCAATTTTCCCTTCACCATTCCCTCAATATTTTGTATTTCGATGACTAAGTTGCCTTATTCCAATTTTAACAGGGGACCTATTGTCTTATAATTAGAAAGAAACAAAGACTAAGTATGGCCCCAGCAAATCAAGCCCAATTAAAATGACAAAAGAATCTGCGAGGAAAGACAGTACAACTTACTGGAGGAAGGTAAACACCGTAACCAAGTCTTGGATAGAACCATTTTGCAATATTAGCATCAATTTCCATGGCTGCAAAATCAATCCATTGCTCGATATGACCCTAAGAAAGCCAAAGTAAGACATACAAACAATTACTTCCAAGGTTTAAAATAAACTTAACTGATGACAGAAGAAAACAAGACCATTGTACTATAAAAATCTTACATAATCAATCAATGTAGAACCACATATAGGGTTGTTAACCTTTAAGCGAGCAACTGCATAGAAAAGTATACCAATAAGTAAACAAACATTAGAGGAAGAAAATTTAGGATATGGAGTCAGCAGATTTTCTCACCATAACGAGCAATGGCATTGCTCTCAAATACAGGACCCTCAGGTGTTTCCAACACAGGAACCTAGAAGAGTTATAAATATCTTCAGTGAACTGACCTAGAAGAAAGGTTACATAACATGTATAAAAAAAATCACTAGTTTAGATCTATTAATAGGAGTTACAAGGTCACCTTCCCCAAAGGGTTCATCTTGATGAACTCAGGAGTCTTATTTGACACACCCATCTCAAAATTCTCAACCATTTTGACCTGCACACCACTATATTCTGCAGCAATGAGTGCCTTAAAggcatttttgtttgtttttcctGCATGCAAGACCTGCATGTAAATCAACACACCACATTGATTAGAAGAACCGGTTGATTAAGAAGTTGAGTTGAATGTCAAACACCAGTCACTCCCTACAACTAATCCAGCAAAATCCTGAAATTGATCCTTTCCGCCCCATAAATTCTCTTAAAGACCAGTCACTTTACATTCTAAACTACTAGACGGTACTTAGCACTTCCATTTACCATACACAATTAACCTAATTGACGTAACACCTCGCCATCTATCTTTCTTCTGGTCAACGGATCCCAATTGAATCGAAGGTGATATagttaaaatcaaaatatttttttatcgtTACTATTAGTATCTACAAATGCATAAACTATTACATTGATTTAGAGAGTAACTATATAAAACATATTCGATCTGCCACTTCCTTCGCAATGTAAAAAACTACTTACAAATTTCACTTTCGAATTCTATCTGAAATAACGCCCACCTAATCATTTGGTGTCAATTCTTTCAACAGTTATACTACCACAAGAAACGAAACTAGTCTATATTCACACATATAAGCCTTACCAGAGCCATTGCTTGATATAAAAGGGCGCTACAATTTGAAAATTGAGATCTGGAAAATGAAAAAAacagaataaaataaaaggaaacaGGAAAAATCTACAACGAGGAGAGCTTGGTTCCTATGAATGAAggagaaaaaagagagaaggaACCTTGCAGGCGAAATCGCAGCGAGCAGGAGAGGCTGCGGGAATAAGAGGGCGATAAATATAAAAGAAGAGGGGGCACTAGGGTTTTTGTAGAGTGGAGTGGGTGTGATGTGGGGTTCTTTATCGGTTCGGGTTCCGGTTTGAATCCAGATTTACTAACCCTCCTTTTTTAGGTTTTTTAAGCGTGGCTTTGGTGTTGCAAGTTGTGGGTATTACAAGCATCAATTTATGGATATCCTcttttaggttaaaatatgcctATAGTCCTTGAACTTTTCAAACATTAAAAATTCAGTCCCTGTACTtgtatttttaggaatttagtccctctattttccaaatttcaaaattttggtcTAACTATTAATACATTTAATTTGTTTGGTCAAATTTGTTGctatgacattttgaaataaaaaaattactcacttgataaccATGTAATTAAAAAATGACTTTACAattaacttgaatttaacaaaaaaattaacaatattaacagttagacctgaattttaaaatatgaaaagtagagagactaaattcttaaatatataaatatggaaactaaattcttaattttaaaaattacaataattatatgcatattttaacctttcttttaattattttaatggaaactatgagttttttcttaattatttttcaaaaaatttcaatcaaataTT
This window of the Gossypium arboreum isolate Shixiya-1 chromosome 12, ASM2569848v2, whole genome shotgun sequence genome carries:
- the LOC108479418 gene encoding elongation factor 1-gamma-like, which codes for MALVLHAGKTNKNAFKALIAAEYSGVQVKMVENFEMGVSNKTPEFIKMNPLGKVPVLETPEGPVFESNAIARYVARLKVNNPICGSTLIDYGHIEQWIDFAAMEIDANIAKWFYPRLGYGVYLPPAEEAAIAALKRALGALNTHLASNTFLVGHFVTLADIIMTCNLYLGFSQIMTKSFTSEFPHVERYFWTLVNQPKIKKILGEVKQAVSLPPVPSKKPAAQPKETKPKAEPKKEAKKEVEKQAAKAEAAEEEEAPKPKPKNPLDLLPPSKMVLDDWKRLYSNTKTNFREVAIKGFWDMYDPEGYSLWFCDYKYNEENTVSFVTMNKVGGFLQRMDLARKYAFGKMLVIGANPPFKVKGLWLFRGQEIPQFVIDECYDMELYEWKKVDLSDAAQKERVNQMIEDCEPFEGEPLLDAKCFK